AAATCTTCAGCATCAATAAATCCATGAATAAGATTATCCGTCATGCCAACTACTTCAGTAATCTCGTCACCCATCATCCATCTCAGAAGATCAATATTATGAATACATTGATTCATAAGCGCACCACCGTCTTGCTCCCAAGTGCCTCTCCATGGTGCTTGCTTATAATATTCTTCTCCTCTATTCCACCTAATATGTGCTGTACCATGCATAAGTCTACCAAAGCGATTCTGTTCAACCGCTTCTCTGATTTTTTGAACAGATTTGTTGAAGCGATTCTGGTGACATGCACTTACTTTGATATTTTTTTCATTTGCCTTTTTAATAATTAAATCCGCTTCTTCAAGGGAAAGTGCTATAGGTTTCTCTATGATTAAATTGGCTCCAGCTTCTATACAATCTAAGGCAATTTGTCCATGTTTCCCACTTTCAGTACAAATTCCTACTAGTTCTGGCTTCTCAGCTTGAAGCATTTCTTTATAATTAACGTATTTTTTTGTATCTGTTGGAAGATTAAACTTTTCAATTATATTATCCATTTTTGACTCTTCAATATCGCACAATGCTACTATTTCTAGGTTGTTCTCAAGTGCTGCAGCGATATGATTTGGAGAAATTCTTCCACATCCAATAATTGCATATTTAAAACTCATATATATCCCCCTTATAATAGCTCAATATTTTCTCGTGATTCTATATGTTTCATAGCATTTTTGGTATCAAAGATTGCTTTGGCATACTTTTGTACAAATTCATAATCGACAGTTGAGTGTGCTGTAGTTATAATGACTAAATCTGCACTTTCAATTAGTTCAACTGTTAATTCATGCTCCCCTTTTCGGACTTCTCCATGCTCCTTATACTCAGTTACAAACGGATCGAAATATATAACTTCTGCGCCTTCTTTTTCTAGTTCTTTTATAACTCTTATAGCAGGGCTTTCTCTATAATCATCAATATCTTGCTTATAAGCTACACCCAAAACAAGAATCTTTGAACCATTCATTGCCTTGTTAAATCTATTTAGAATTTTACTGGATCTTTCTGCACAGTATTCAGGCATACGATCATTTACCATCATTGATGATTCAATCATTGAAGTATGAAAACCATATTCTCTAGCTTTCCAAGATAGGTAATATGGATCAAGTGGAATACAATGTCCACCAAGACCTGGCCCTGGGTAAAAAGCCTGAAAACCATAAGGCTTAGATTTCGCTGCATCTACAACTTCCCAAAAATTGATACCCATTTTGTTGCAAAGAATAGCTAGTTCATTAACTAAACCGATATTTACATTTCTATAAGTATTTTCTAGTATTTTTTCCATCTCTGCTATTGCAGGTGATGATACTCTATGAATAGGAGCTTCCAAAATTGCTTCATATAATGCTGCAGCAACATCGGTACATTTAGGGGTAATCCCACCTACTACCTTAGGTGTATTTTTCGTTTTATAGATTAAATTTCCAGGGTCTACTCTTTCAGGGGAAAATGCCAGATAAAAGTCTTGTCCACACTTTAGGCCAGACTTTTCAAGAATTGGTTTTAAAAGTTCTTCTGTTGTTCCTGGATACGTTGTAGATTCAAGCACAATAAGCATATCTTCATGCATATAAGGCACTATACTTTCAGCCGATGATTTAACATAACTAATATCTGGTTGTTGGTGTAAATCAAGAGGGGTTGGTACGCATATAGCTACGCAATCTGCTGATGCCACTTGAGAAAAGTCTGTTGTAGCAGATAAAAGGCCTGATTTCACGATTTCTTCAAGGTCTTCATTTACAACATCTCCTATATAATTCTTACCAAGGTTAACCATCTCTACTTTAGCTTCTTGCACATCAAATCCTATAGTCTTAAATCCAGCTTTTGCTTTTTCAACTGCTAATGGAAGCCCTACATACCCTAAACCTACTACACCGAGTGTAGCTGTTTTGCTTAATAACTTTTCTTTAATACTATTCATTTTGCTGACCTCCATTAATTATTGCTTCACATATTTTCGCAGTAGCATTCCCATCACCAAAAGAATTCGGTTGTGATTGCTGCAAACAAGCTAATTCACGTTGAGCTTTTATCTTTATCTCTTCAATATCAATATGACTTAATACATTCCACTCGTCAGCCAGCGTCTCAACCCATTCTGTCTGATCTCTTAATGTAGTACATGGCGTTTTAAGAAAATATGCTTCCTTTTGTAATCCACCCGAATCTGTTACAACCATATAAGCATTTGAAGTTAAATACAACATTAATAAATAACCAACAGGCTTTATAATAACAATGTTCTTAAAATTTATATTTAAATCTTTAATCAACTTTTTCGTTCTAGGATGGAGAGGTATCAGCACTGGCTTGTCAAGTTCACTAAATGCTTTAAAAATGCTAAATAATTTTTCTGGATTATCAGTATTTTCTGCTCTGTGAATTGTAGCCAAGTAATACTCTTTATCGTTCAATTTCGGTAAAGTCCCATTATCTCTTATTAGTTCATCAAACCATGCACCATTCGCATATTTTTCATTTGAGATATTAATGTTTCTTAGCACAGCATCAAACATAATATCACCGGAATTTATTACTCCTGATGTAATCCCCTCTTTACTTAGATTATTAACAGCAGTTTGAGTCGGACAAAATAAAATATTAGAAATATGATCTGTCAAAATCCTATTTTGCTCTTCTGGCATTAACTTATTATAACTGCGAAGACCTGCTTCTACATGGTAGACAGGAATGTGTAGTTTACTAGCAGCTAAAGCACCAGCCAAAGTTGAATTTGTATCACCGTAGACAAGCAATCCATCGGGCTTCTCATTAAGAATAATTTTCTCAATTCCTTCTAACATTTTTGCAGTTTGCTTTCCGTGGCTTCCAGATCCAACTCCTAAATTATAATCTGGCTTAGGAATTCCAAGTTCTTCAAAAAAAACATCCGACATATTAGCATCATAGTGCTGACCGGTATGTACTAGAATTTCAATATTATTCTTTCTGAACTCTTCTGAAAAAGGTGCCGCTTTTATAAATTGAGGTCGTGCACCAATTATTGTTAGTAAATTCATATCTCAAAATCCTTTCATTGTATGTCAGTTTGTCTTAAAAGGTAACACTAAAACAGCCCTTGCATTTTTCTTGTCAACAACTTATAGTCTAAGTTTTGACATGCTTCCTTCGCATTATCGCAATATTTTTGATAGGAATCTTTGTCCAACGAAGAGATTTTTTTTATCATCTCAGCTACTTCTTTTGGATTATTGGTTGGGATAACTTCTCCACATTTATATTCTATTATAGGATTATAATTCATATTAATTGTAGATAGTATGGGCTTTTTACTAGCGATGTACTCACTAAGTTTGTTTTGGCTCCCACCATATTTCCATGTTTTAGTCTGCTTATAATGCAGAATATTAAGATCAGATTTCGATAAAATATTTGGAATATATTTCTTATCTACTTGTCCCATAAAATGTATATTATCTAAGTTAAGCTCATTACATAAATTTATAAGTTTTTCCCGATTAGAACCATCTCCAAATATAAAAATATCTATTTTCGGAGAATTAAAGTTTTTTAGCTCTCTTGCTACTTCTATAAGAAATTCAATGTTATTAGCTATTCTTATTGATCCTGTGTAAACAACTTTAAAAGAATCACAATTATTATATTTTTCATTTTGGAATTCGTACTTATTCATATTTTCTTCAAATTCCTCTAGATCAACACCATTTGTAATATGTTCAACCTTATCTAATGATACTTTTTTATCTAACCCTTTATTAATTAGATAATCTTTGCCCCCGGCCATAGAAAATACTATATTATCCGATTTTATATAGATCCATTCTTCAATATAATAAAGTATTTTTATCAGTGGATTATTCCTTGAATACCCAAGAAACTCAACAATAGATTCTGGCCATAAATCTCGCACTTCTAATATAAACTTGGACTTTGTATTTCTCGAAACAAAATATGGGAATAATGCAAACAATGCTCCTAAATCACAAATAATTATATCTGGTTTATTACTAATCTTTTTGTAATTCAAAAGAAATCTAATAGAAAACTGCAAATGATTAATAATTCTTTTAATTCCATTCCCTTGATATTTTAAGGTTTTTATATGCACGAATTCTAATCCTTCATAACTTTTTTCAACAAACTTTAATTTAGAGTTTTCTAATAGATTAATATCTGTGTTATGTAGTGTGCTTGCAGAAATTATTTTAACATTGTGACCATTATTCATTAAATATTTGGCCATTTTATGATTTCTAACTCTCATCTCATATTTAGGAGGCATTGCATAGTGGTTAATAATCCATATATTCATAACGTAGTCTCCCTACTGATTGGGCCACAAATGGTATATACTTCCACAGCTTACATATACAAAACCCATTTTAGAGTAAAACTGAGCTGCTGATATATTTTCAATTTGTGTTCCAACTTTTATTTTTCTAATTCCTTTATCTATTACAAATGATTCCATTTTTCGAATCAGCGACTTTCCAATTCTTTGGCCTTGGTATTTCTCATCCACAGCAATGAGTTCAATAACACAGTTATCTTCATTGATAGAAAACAGAATATAGCCAGCTATATTTTTATCTTTTTTATGTAATACAAAATATTTATTCTCACTTTCAAAAGCACATTCAGTCCAATGAATATAAATTTTTTTAGCTTTTACTTCTAAAAGATTTGGATCATTAAAAAACCTTGAGTATCGAAATGAGTTCCTCGCTATATTGATAACTTGCTCATTTCTTGGCAACTTATTTGTTACATATGTATTATCTATTTGAATATCATTATTACCATATAAATCTTTTAAAAACTGAATATTTACATCAACAAGAAAGGCATTAGTTCTTTCCCCAATCCATTGGTTATTATCTTTTATATTATCAAGATTAGAAATAGTTACAAAATCGTAGTGTTTACAAAAATCAATAATTTCCTTTTGATCTTCT
This genomic window from Alkalibaculum bacchi contains:
- a CDS encoding Gfo/Idh/MocA family protein, which encodes MSFKYAIIGCGRISPNHIAAALENNLEIVALCDIEESKMDNIIEKFNLPTDTKKYVNYKEMLQAEKPELVGICTESGKHGQIALDCIEAGANLIIEKPIALSLEEADLIIKKANEKNIKVSACHQNRFNKSVQKIREAVEQNRFGRLMHGTAHIRWNRGEEYYKQAPWRGTWEQDGGALMNQCIHNIDLLRWMMGDEITEVVGMTDNLIHGFIDAEDLGMALVKFTNGSYGIIEGTTNIYPQNLEETLYIFGEKGTVKAGGKSVNLIEEWAFADKLDDAEEVKEKYHENPPNVYGFGHTPLYTDVIDAIKNGRQPYVTAVDGRNALELVLAIYKSAAEGKSVKLPLEKCSTLDFKGRFDR
- the wecB gene encoding non-hydrolyzing UDP-N-acetylglucosamine 2-epimerase gives rise to the protein MNLLTIIGARPQFIKAAPFSEEFRKNNIEILVHTGQHYDANMSDVFFEELGIPKPDYNLGVGSGSHGKQTAKMLEGIEKIILNEKPDGLLVYGDTNSTLAGALAASKLHIPVYHVEAGLRSYNKLMPEEQNRILTDHISNILFCPTQTAVNNLSKEGITSGVINSGDIMFDAVLRNINISNEKYANGAWFDELIRDNGTLPKLNDKEYYLATIHRAENTDNPEKLFSIFKAFSELDKPVLIPLHPRTKKLIKDLNINFKNIVIIKPVGYLLMLYLTSNAYMVVTDSGGLQKEAYFLKTPCTTLRDQTEWVETLADEWNVLSHIDIEEIKIKAQRELACLQQSQPNSFGDGNATAKICEAIINGGQQNE
- a CDS encoding nucleotide sugar dehydrogenase, whose product is MNSIKEKLLSKTATLGVVGLGYVGLPLAVEKAKAGFKTIGFDVQEAKVEMVNLGKNYIGDVVNEDLEEIVKSGLLSATTDFSQVASADCVAICVPTPLDLHQQPDISYVKSSAESIVPYMHEDMLIVLESTTYPGTTEELLKPILEKSGLKCGQDFYLAFSPERVDPGNLIYKTKNTPKVVGGITPKCTDVAAALYEAILEAPIHRVSSPAIAEMEKILENTYRNVNIGLVNELAILCNKMGINFWEVVDAAKSKPYGFQAFYPGPGLGGHCIPLDPYYLSWKAREYGFHTSMIESSMMVNDRMPEYCAERSSKILNRFNKAMNGSKILVLGVAYKQDIDDYRESPAIRVIKELEKEGAEVIYFDPFVTEYKEHGEVRKGEHELTVELIESADLVIITTAHSTVDYEFVQKYAKAIFDTKNAMKHIESRENIELL
- a CDS encoding GNAT family N-acetyltransferase — encoded protein: MLSENFECIPLEWDTDYFKVNSARVNLKGIVNKEDQKEIIDFCKHYDFVTISNLDNIKDNNQWIGERTNAFLVDVNIQFLKDLYGNNDIQIDNTYVTNKLPRNEQVINIARNSFRYSRFFNDPNLLEVKAKKIYIHWTECAFESENKYFVLHKKDKNIAGYILFSINEDNCVIELIAVDEKYQGQRIGKSLIRKMESFVIDKGIRKIKVGTQIENISAAQFYSKMGFVYVSCGSIYHLWPNQ
- a CDS encoding glycosyltransferase family 4 protein — translated: MNIWIINHYAMPPKYEMRVRNHKMAKYLMNNGHNVKIISASTLHNTDINLLENSKLKFVEKSYEGLEFVHIKTLKYQGNGIKRIINHLQFSIRFLLNYKKISNKPDIIICDLGALFALFPYFVSRNTKSKFILEVRDLWPESIVEFLGYSRNNPLIKILYYIEEWIYIKSDNIVFSMAGGKDYLINKGLDKKVSLDKVEHITNGVDLEEFEENMNKYEFQNEKYNNCDSFKVVYTGSIRIANNIEFLIEVARELKNFNSPKIDIFIFGDGSNREKLINLCNELNLDNIHFMGQVDKKYIPNILSKSDLNILHYKQTKTWKYGGSQNKLSEYIASKKPILSTINMNYNPIIEYKCGEVIPTNNPKEVAEMIKKISSLDKDSYQKYCDNAKEACQNLDYKLLTRKMQGLF